In Paenibacillus larvae subsp. larvae, the following proteins share a genomic window:
- a CDS encoding glycerophosphodiester phosphodiesterase, protein MKKPLVIGHRGSSGEGPENTLASFALAIEQGCDGVELDIHVTLDGHLVVCHDFRLDRTTDRKGTIARLTLEEIRKADAGSWFSGRFRGERVPLLVEVLDLIPDDRFINVEIKHSYGGRAEAGLVELLRRRKALDRVIVSSFDHHCMVRLKRLEPLVKVGLLYEANLFSHAEYAGQAPIQVYSLHPAFHVLTEEAVKEALEAGYPMYVYTVNEPEYMRLVWKAGVSGIITNYPAILRGILEEDRMGS, encoded by the coding sequence ATGAAGAAACCGTTGGTCATTGGCCATAGAGGCTCCTCCGGCGAAGGGCCGGAGAATACGCTGGCCTCGTTTGCACTTGCAATAGAGCAGGGATGTGATGGGGTTGAACTCGATATCCATGTAACCCTTGACGGGCACCTTGTTGTCTGTCATGATTTTAGACTGGACCGGACCACAGACCGGAAAGGTACTATCGCCAGACTCACTTTGGAAGAAATTCGAAAAGCGGATGCGGGTTCCTGGTTTTCAGGAAGATTTAGGGGAGAGAGGGTCCCTCTTTTAGTTGAAGTTCTAGATTTGATTCCGGATGACAGATTTATAAATGTGGAAATTAAGCATTCGTACGGGGGGAGGGCCGAGGCCGGACTGGTGGAACTGCTCCGGCGGCGGAAAGCACTGGACCGGGTAATTGTATCCTCTTTTGACCATCATTGTATGGTTAGATTGAAACGGCTGGAGCCACTTGTGAAAGTTGGTCTTTTATATGAAGCCAATTTATTCAGCCATGCCGAATATGCCGGACAAGCTCCAATTCAGGTCTATTCATTGCATCCTGCTTTTCATGTGTTGACGGAAGAGGCTGTAAAGGAGGCTTTGGAAGCCGGTTACCCCATGTACGTATACACAGTGAATGAACCTGAGTATATGAGACTTGTTTGGAAGGCAGGGGTGTCCGGAATTATTACGAATTACCCCGCCATATTAAGAGGAATATTAGAAGAGGACAGAATGGGTTCATAA
- the lpdA gene encoding dihydrolipoyl dehydrogenase: MVVGDASLDIDVLVIGAGPGGYVAAIRAAQLGKSVLIVDKSEWGGVCLNRGCIPSKALISAAHNYETMSHSESMGISAEGVKVDFGKVQEWKNSVVKKLTGGVSSLLKGNKVQMFQGEAMFINEHEARVFNEHEAPRYRFKHCIIATGSRPIELKPFPFGGRILSSTEALQLKEIPKSMVVIGGGYIGIELGQTFAKFGTKVTVLEGSETILPGFEKDLSKLVAKNLKKLNVEIYTEAMAQSSEQTDKDVTVTFTVKGEEKKVTADYVLVTVGRRPNTDGELGLDLINVKMTERGLIEVDKQGRTSIPHIFAIGDIVPGAALAHKASYEGKVAAEAIAGMPSEVDYKAIPAVVFSDPEIASVGLNETEAKAKGINVATGKFPYAANGRALSLNATDGFVKVVANKDTGIVLGCQIVGPEASNLIAELGLAIEMGAALEDIALTIHAHPTLGEIVMEAAEGALGHPIHMMGK; the protein is encoded by the coding sequence ATGGTAGTAGGAGATGCCTCTTTAGATATTGATGTTCTGGTTATTGGTGCGGGTCCCGGCGGTTATGTTGCCGCCATCCGTGCCGCCCAGCTGGGAAAAAGCGTATTGATTGTTGACAAGTCGGAATGGGGAGGCGTATGTCTGAACCGCGGATGTATCCCATCCAAAGCGCTGATCTCCGCAGCCCATAACTACGAAACGATGTCTCATTCCGAATCTATGGGAATTTCTGCAGAAGGCGTAAAAGTGGACTTTGGCAAGGTGCAGGAATGGAAAAATTCCGTAGTGAAAAAGCTGACAGGCGGCGTATCCTCTTTGCTTAAAGGCAATAAAGTGCAAATGTTCCAAGGTGAGGCTATGTTCATCAATGAGCATGAAGCGCGTGTCTTCAACGAGCATGAAGCTCCCCGCTACCGGTTCAAACATTGCATTATTGCAACGGGTTCCCGCCCGATCGAGCTTAAACCATTCCCGTTTGGAGGAAGAATTCTTTCTTCGACGGAAGCTCTTCAGTTGAAAGAAATTCCAAAGAGCATGGTGGTTATTGGCGGCGGTTATATTGGTATCGAACTTGGCCAAACTTTTGCGAAATTCGGTACGAAAGTAACCGTCCTGGAAGGCTCTGAAACGATCCTTCCAGGTTTTGAAAAAGACCTTTCCAAGCTTGTTGCGAAGAACCTGAAAAAGCTGAATGTGGAAATTTATACAGAAGCTATGGCTCAGAGCTCCGAGCAAACGGATAAGGATGTCACTGTAACCTTCACAGTAAAAGGTGAGGAGAAGAAAGTGACGGCGGATTATGTTCTGGTTACGGTAGGACGCCGTCCAAATACGGACGGGGAACTCGGCCTTGACCTGATCAACGTGAAGATGACCGAACGCGGTCTGATTGAAGTTGACAAACAAGGCAGAACCAGCATTCCGCACATCTTCGCAATCGGGGATATCGTTCCTGGTGCTGCTTTGGCCCATAAAGCTTCCTATGAAGGTAAAGTGGCTGCCGAAGCCATCGCCGGTATGCCTAGCGAAGTTGATTACAAGGCTATCCCGGCCGTTGTATTCTCCGATCCGGAAATTGCCAGCGTAGGCTTGAACGAAACCGAGGCCAAAGCTAAGGGAATCAATGTGGCAACAGGTAAATTCCCTTACGCGGCTAACGGCCGTGCCCTTTCCCTGAACGCTACTGACGGTTTTGTGAAAGTCGTAGCGAACAAGGATACGGGTATCGTTCTGGGCTGTCAAATTGTCGGACCGGAAGCTTCCAACTTGATTGCTGAGCTTGGTCTTGCAATTGAAATGGGAGCAGCCCTGGAGGATATCGCATTAACTATTCATGCGCATCCGACTCTTGGGGAAATCGTGATGGAAGCTGCCGAAGGGGCGCTGGGCCATCCGATTCACATGATGGGTAAATAA
- a CDS encoding dihydrolipoamide acetyltransferase family protein, which yields MARFEYKFPELGEGIHEGEIVALHMKPGDQVDDDTILMEVQNDKAVVEVPCPVVGKILEVKVKEGQVCTVGEPVAVIEAEGDIPEAEEVPNASGAPEAAAEQPSNAPSSELPDTKHPSVQVAPSVNKEDVLATPSVRKLAREKGVNIAEVPATGKNGKVTREDVLAFAEGGAPAAPAEQQAKAEKPAEAPKAAAAAGEYRPEERVPFKGIRKVIANAMVKSKHTAPHVTLMDEVDVTELVALRKKWKPYAEKKGTKLTYLPFIVKALISACREFPVMNAMIDEESQEIVYKKYYNIGIATDTDNGLLVPVIHDAERKNLWMIADSIRDLAARGREGKLASNEMKGSTISITNIGSAGGMFFTPVINFPEVAILGTGRISEKPVVKDGEIVVAPVMALSLSFDHRIVDGATAQHFMNHIKQLLNNPELLIMEG from the coding sequence TTGGCTCGTTTTGAATACAAATTCCCGGAGCTTGGTGAAGGGATTCATGAAGGCGAAATTGTTGCATTACACATGAAGCCCGGTGACCAGGTCGATGATGACACCATTTTGATGGAGGTACAAAACGACAAAGCGGTTGTTGAAGTGCCATGTCCGGTAGTGGGCAAAATTCTGGAAGTAAAAGTAAAAGAAGGTCAAGTATGTACAGTAGGAGAACCGGTAGCTGTTATCGAGGCGGAAGGAGACATTCCTGAAGCAGAAGAAGTTCCTAATGCTTCCGGTGCTCCAGAGGCTGCTGCTGAGCAACCTTCCAACGCTCCGTCTAGCGAGCTTCCTGATACAAAGCATCCATCAGTTCAAGTCGCTCCGTCTGTGAATAAGGAAGATGTACTGGCCACACCGAGCGTACGCAAACTGGCCCGTGAAAAAGGCGTGAATATTGCGGAAGTTCCGGCTACCGGCAAAAACGGAAAAGTAACCCGTGAAGATGTGTTGGCCTTCGCAGAAGGTGGCGCTCCTGCTGCTCCTGCCGAGCAACAGGCAAAAGCCGAAAAACCTGCAGAGGCCCCAAAAGCAGCGGCAGCAGCTGGCGAATATCGTCCGGAAGAACGCGTACCGTTCAAAGGTATCCGTAAAGTGATTGCTAATGCTATGGTGAAATCCAAGCATACTGCACCTCATGTTACACTGATGGATGAAGTGGATGTAACAGAACTGGTTGCGCTTCGTAAAAAATGGAAACCATATGCTGAGAAAAAAGGTACGAAGCTTACTTACCTTCCATTTATCGTGAAAGCCCTAATCTCGGCATGTCGTGAATTCCCTGTTATGAATGCTATGATCGATGAAGAAAGCCAGGAAATTGTATACAAAAAATATTACAACATCGGTATTGCAACCGATACGGACAACGGTCTTCTTGTTCCGGTTATCCATGATGCAGAACGTAAAAACCTGTGGATGATTGCCGATTCCATTAGAGATCTGGCTGCCCGCGGACGCGAAGGAAAACTGGCTTCTAATGAAATGAAAGGAAGCACCATTTCCATCACCAACATCGGTTCCGCAGGCGGTATGTTCTTTACTCCGGTCATCAACTTCCCTGAAGTTGCGATCCTGGGTACGGGACGTATTTCCGAGAAACCGGTTGTAAAAGACGGCGAGATTGTAGTTGCCCCTGTAATGGCGTTGTCTCTGAGCTTTGACCACCGCATTGTTGACGGTGCTACCGCTCAGCATTTTATGAATCACATTAAGCAGCTTCTGAACAATCCTGAACTGCTGATTATGGAGGGTTAA
- a CDS encoding alpha-ketoacid dehydrogenase subunit beta produces MAQMTMIQAIKDAMRVELERDKNVLLFGEDVGHVGGVFRATEGLQKEFGEERVFDTPLAESAIAGLAVGMATQGFRPVAEIQFVGFIYEALDQMLVQAARMRYRSGGKYHAPIVFRTPFGGGVKAAELHTDSLEGLVTQTPGIKVVIPSNPYDAKGLLIAAIRDNDPVFFMEHLNLYRSFRQEVPEGEYTVELGKANIVREGTDATIITYGAMVHTSLKAAEEIEKARGAKLEVIDLRTISPIDIDTILESVKKTNRAIVVQEAQKSAGVAAEVIAQINEKGILHLEAPVMRVTPPDTVYPFAQIEDIWLPTPARIVDGLNKVLDF; encoded by the coding sequence ATGGCACAAATGACGATGATTCAAGCGATTAAAGACGCTATGCGCGTTGAATTGGAAAGAGATAAAAATGTCCTGCTGTTCGGCGAAGACGTTGGACATGTAGGCGGAGTGTTCCGGGCAACTGAAGGCCTGCAAAAAGAATTTGGTGAAGAGCGCGTATTCGATACACCTCTTGCAGAGTCTGCCATTGCCGGTTTGGCGGTTGGTATGGCTACTCAAGGTTTCCGCCCGGTTGCCGAAATTCAATTCGTCGGTTTCATCTATGAAGCTCTTGATCAAATGCTGGTTCAAGCAGCCCGTATGCGTTACCGTTCCGGCGGCAAATATCATGCGCCTATCGTATTCCGTACGCCTTTTGGCGGCGGTGTTAAAGCAGCAGAACTTCATACAGATTCCCTGGAAGGTTTGGTAACCCAAACTCCGGGTATTAAAGTAGTAATTCCGTCCAATCCTTATGACGCAAAAGGGCTCTTGATCGCTGCAATTCGCGATAACGACCCGGTTTTCTTCATGGAGCACCTGAACCTGTACCGCTCCTTCCGCCAAGAAGTTCCAGAAGGTGAATATACCGTAGAACTGGGCAAAGCGAATATCGTTCGTGAAGGTACAGACGCTACCATTATCACCTACGGTGCTATGGTTCATACTTCCCTGAAAGCAGCGGAAGAAATCGAGAAAGCACGGGGCGCCAAGCTCGAAGTAATTGACCTGCGTACCATTTCACCGATTGATATCGATACTATTTTGGAATCTGTTAAGAAAACCAATCGTGCCATTGTCGTACAAGAAGCTCAAAAATCAGCTGGTGTAGCCGCCGAAGTGATCGCTCAAATTAATGAAAAAGGAATCCTTCATCTGGAAGCACCGGTAATGCGTGTTACTCCTCCTGATACGGTATATCCGTTTGCTCAAATTGAGGACATCTGGCTCCCGACACCAGCCCGCATTGTGGATGGTTTGAACAAAGTGCTGGATTTCTAA
- the pdhA gene encoding pyruvate dehydrogenase (acetyl-transferring) E1 component subunit alpha, which translates to MSKPYEVSSENVQPLTIIAPDGTVVNEEKMPKLSDDQLKELMRRMVFTRVWDERAINLGRQGRLGFYAPVSGQEASMIGSEFALNKEDFICPGYRDIPQIVWHGLPMYQAFLYSRGHQHGGQIPDDVNVLMPQIIIGAQILHATGVAMAFKKKGEKRVAITYTGDGGSSEGDFYEGLNFAGAFKLPAIYMVQNNGYAITTPFSKQTAAQSIAHKALATGIRGVQVDGMDVLAVYAAVHEAAEKARNGEGATLIESLTYRFKPHSMADDTSKYRTKDEEGEWAPKDPIVRFRNFMTAKGLWSEEEEAKVKEEAKATVAEQIKKAEQTEKMTVAGLIDSMFETTPKHLEEQKAQFS; encoded by the coding sequence ATGAGTAAGCCGTACGAAGTAAGCTCAGAGAATGTTCAGCCGTTGACGATTATCGCTCCGGACGGAACAGTAGTAAACGAAGAGAAAATGCCTAAGCTAAGTGACGACCAGCTCAAAGAATTAATGAGACGCATGGTCTTTACTCGCGTTTGGGATGAAAGAGCCATTAACCTGGGCCGTCAAGGCCGTCTTGGTTTTTATGCACCGGTGTCCGGACAAGAAGCCAGCATGATTGGTAGTGAGTTTGCACTGAATAAAGAAGACTTTATCTGTCCGGGTTACCGGGATATACCGCAAATTGTATGGCATGGTCTTCCTATGTACCAAGCTTTCCTCTACTCCCGTGGACATCAGCATGGCGGCCAAATTCCGGATGATGTGAACGTACTGATGCCGCAGATCATCATCGGCGCTCAAATCCTTCATGCAACAGGTGTTGCTATGGCGTTTAAGAAGAAAGGCGAAAAACGTGTAGCCATTACTTACACAGGTGATGGCGGAAGCTCCGAAGGCGACTTCTACGAAGGTCTGAACTTCGCGGGTGCGTTCAAATTGCCTGCGATCTATATGGTACAAAACAATGGTTATGCCATTACCACTCCATTCTCCAAACAAACCGCGGCCCAGTCTATTGCGCATAAAGCTCTGGCTACTGGTATCCGTGGTGTTCAAGTGGATGGTATGGACGTTCTGGCTGTATATGCGGCTGTTCACGAGGCGGCTGAAAAAGCGCGCAACGGTGAAGGTGCCACTCTTATTGAATCCCTGACTTATCGCTTTAAGCCGCATTCCATGGCTGACGATACTTCCAAATACCGTACGAAAGATGAAGAAGGCGAATGGGCACCGAAGGATCCGATTGTCCGTTTCCGCAACTTCATGACTGCTAAAGGCCTGTGGAGTGAAGAGGAAGAAGCCAAAGTTAAAGAAGAGGCGAAAGCAACGGTTGCCGAGCAAATCAAAAAAGCGGAGCAGACGGAAAAAATGACCGTTGCCGGTCTGATTGATTCCATGTTCGAAACTACGCCCAAACATCTCGAAGAGCAAAAAGCACAATTCTCCTAA
- a CDS encoding alpha/beta hydrolase, whose amino-acid sequence MTDSKYYKRTILKEELHSEYLQETRSLRVYLPPGYNELLSYPVIYCQDGEQFFNFGRIATSMNQAIFDDSLEPAIIVGVDVKLATRTAEYSRNGNKHQAYLQFFTSELLPYIEEKYSIRQTKDERIVAGDSLGGTVSLHLALDYPDLFSNVLSFSGAFYEITRQQLAASGDLSWLNLYMIIGLDELAVETDHGTFNFLEENRLTHELLKQKGTRLFYEEKPGKHLWGFWQKEIPAALRHFLG is encoded by the coding sequence ATGACAGATTCCAAATACTACAAACGCACCATACTCAAGGAAGAACTTCACTCCGAATATCTACAAGAAACCAGATCATTACGTGTATACCTTCCCCCTGGTTACAATGAACTGTTATCGTATCCGGTGATTTACTGTCAGGACGGCGAGCAATTTTTTAACTTCGGAAGAATCGCTACTAGTATGAATCAGGCGATTTTTGATGATAGTCTGGAGCCGGCCATTATTGTCGGTGTGGATGTCAAACTTGCAACCCGCACGGCGGAATACTCCCGCAACGGAAATAAACACCAGGCCTACTTGCAATTCTTCACCAGCGAACTGCTCCCGTATATTGAAGAAAAATATTCGATCAGGCAGACGAAAGATGAACGGATTGTTGCGGGGGATTCGCTCGGCGGAACAGTCTCGCTTCACCTTGCCTTAGATTATCCTGACCTTTTTTCCAACGTGCTATCCTTCTCCGGCGCATTTTATGAAATCACCCGGCAACAGCTGGCCGCTTCGGGTGATCTGTCATGGCTGAATCTCTATATGATTATAGGCCTGGATGAGCTTGCCGTTGAGACAGACCATGGTACCTTTAATTTCCTTGAGGAAAACCGTCTGACACATGAACTCTTGAAACAAAAGGGAACCCGGTTATTCTATGAAGAAAAACCAGGGAAGCATCTGTGGGGGTTTTGGCAGAAGGAAATTCCCGCCGCACTTCGACATTTTCTCGGGTGA
- a CDS encoding putative mucin/carbohydrate-binding domain-containing protein, whose product MKEKENHLTLKIERIQHSDLVNSSFQFLGLGDDPFAELRTNLNQQQAVFHITSKNPHTYYANKKYAGIQVFDENKKVIFDKEIEGTNVPTGQEDIPLKEAYTIKIFHAETGNRLKSDDSNLINTKSNENTFVVTKYGLENTSLKNNAEDDLLKKIDQAAERILANKEILESAVSEMKDQLWVAIQSLSNNNREIYLEKYQSIFK is encoded by the coding sequence ATTAAAGAAAAAGAAAACCATCTAACTTTAAAAATTGAAAGAATTCAACATAGTGATTTAGTTAATTCATCGTTTCAATTTTTAGGTTTAGGTGATGATCCATTCGCTGAATTAAGGACAAATCTAAATCAGCAGCAAGCTGTGTTTCATATAACCTCTAAAAATCCTCATACTTATTATGCGAATAAAAAATATGCGGGGATTCAAGTGTTCGATGAAAATAAAAAAGTCATTTTTGATAAAGAAATTGAAGGAACAAATGTTCCTACTGGTCAAGAGGATATTCCTTTAAAAGAAGCATATACGATCAAAATATTTCATGCAGAAACGGGAAACCGTTTAAAAAGTGATGATTCTAACTTGATTAACACGAAAAGCAATGAGAATACATTTGTAGTAACCAAATATGGGTTAGAAAATACATCATTAAAAAACAATGCCGAAGATGATTTGTTGAAAAAAATTGATCAAGCAGCAGAAAGAATTTTAGCAAATAAAGAAATTCTAGAGTCCGCTGTATCTGAAATGAAAGATCAGCTTTGGGTTGCCATCCAATCATTATCTAACAACAATAGAGAGATCTACTTGGAAAAATATCAATCGATTTTTAAGTAA
- a CDS encoding IS256 family transposase, with the protein MAQYQINVDSQLLHQLFLGNSQDAGVAKLLESVLNQVLQAQVSEQVEADRYERTENRKAYRNGSYPHGLHTRVGTITLSVPRIRGGKFTTELFSRYQRSEQALILAMMEMVVNGVSTRKVSQVTEELCGTEFSKSTVSDLCKRLDPIVTAWNNRSLADSLFPFVLVDAMYLKVREDGRVRSRGIMIAIGVNTEGYREVLGLMLGDTESEASWSEFFSSLKGRGLRGVDLITSDDHGGLVRAVRQQLQGVTWQRCQTHFTRNVLEASPKALKDEIHGRLRSILDAPDTGTARFLLKQTLAAYEDKAGKAMGVLESGFDDATAVLMLPERYRKRLRTTNSVERLNEEVRRRERVIRIFPNRESVIRLIGALLMEQDEKWAAGKKYLDMTEYMEWRKDRPKSDAKVTRIM; encoded by the coding sequence ATGGCTCAATACCAGATTAACGTAGATTCGCAGCTTTTACATCAACTATTTTTGGGAAATTCTCAGGATGCGGGTGTAGCCAAGCTGCTCGAGTCTGTACTGAACCAAGTCTTACAAGCACAGGTGAGTGAACAAGTGGAAGCAGATCGTTATGAACGAACAGAGAATCGAAAAGCGTACCGGAATGGATCGTATCCACATGGGCTGCATACGCGGGTGGGAACCATTACACTAAGTGTTCCGCGCATCCGTGGCGGGAAGTTCACGACAGAGCTCTTTAGTCGTTACCAGAGAAGTGAACAAGCGTTAATCTTAGCGATGATGGAAATGGTCGTAAACGGCGTCTCTACGCGTAAAGTCTCGCAAGTAACCGAAGAACTCTGCGGAACCGAGTTTTCTAAATCCACTGTTTCAGACCTTTGTAAGCGGCTGGATCCCATCGTAACTGCTTGGAATAATCGAAGCCTGGCAGACAGCCTCTTTCCGTTTGTTCTCGTAGATGCGATGTATCTCAAGGTCCGTGAAGACGGTCGTGTACGCTCACGAGGCATCATGATTGCCATTGGTGTAAACACCGAGGGCTATCGTGAAGTCCTTGGCCTGATGCTGGGTGACACAGAATCTGAAGCAAGCTGGAGTGAGTTTTTCAGCTCTCTAAAAGGACGTGGATTACGAGGTGTGGATCTCATTACCTCCGACGATCATGGCGGCCTTGTACGCGCGGTACGGCAGCAGCTGCAAGGGGTAACATGGCAGCGATGCCAGACTCACTTCACGCGAAATGTATTAGAAGCCTCACCCAAAGCCTTGAAGGATGAGATCCATGGCCGTCTACGGTCGATTCTAGATGCTCCTGATACTGGAACGGCAAGGTTTTTATTAAAACAGACCTTAGCGGCTTATGAAGATAAGGCGGGTAAGGCGATGGGCGTGCTGGAAAGCGGATTTGACGATGCTACCGCCGTCTTAATGCTGCCAGAGCGTTACCGAAAACGGCTGCGCACGACAAATAGCGTTGAGCGTCTCAACGAAGAGGTTAGACGCCGGGAACGTGTCATTCGCATCTTCCCAAACCGTGAATCCGTGATTCGTCTTATTGGTGCTCTATTGATGGAACAGGATGAAAAATGGGCAGCCGGCAAGAAATATCTCGACATGACCGAGTACATGGAATGGCGGAAGGATCGGCCAAAGTCCGATGCCAAAGTGACTCGCATTATGTAG